ATAAGTAAAACCCCTTACAGGCTATACGAAAGAAAATCTTACCTACTTTGTCTAAAAAGTATAATTATTTTCACCATTAACTATATATATTTGCTGTAATAGATTTAAAAGACACGATTCGAGGAAGTAAATTATGAAAAAAAACTGCTCAAAATAATAGATTCTTGCTATTTTATTTTCAAAAGAATCATTCCTCTCAAAACATATAGATATGCAGTTTGTGGCGGAAGCAATTTAGTTTTAGATACTACTTTATATTTTATCTGTTTTCATTTCATTTTCGATAAAGAAAATTTAGATTTATTTATTCTCGTTTTGAGTCCACACATTGCTTCTTTGTTTTTTGTATTTCCTGTAACTTTTTTTATCGGATTCTTATTAAACAGGTTTATAGTATTTCCTGAATCAAAATCATCAATGAAAACGCAGTTTTTAAGATATTTAACTACTGGAATAATAGCCTTGTTAATTAGCTACCTTTCAATGAAGTTGCTTGTCGATATATTCCTTTTTTATCCAACACCATCTCAACTTTTAACAATTATCACAACTGTCTTATTTAGTTATATAATGCAAAACAAATTTAGCTTTAAGATTGAATCACAAACGAATAAAATAATTATCAAATGACAGGAAAACGTATTACAACACTCTATAAAAAGCATAGAGCACTTGCGCTAAACCGAAAACTCTCTGTACATCAATAAAGTCCGCTAAATATAAAATTTAGCATTTATAAAAGAAAAAAATATACAATGAAAAAAATCAAAAAAATGGAATTTAAAAAAATAATTATTTTTACTTTTTTCAACATAATCATACTTAATACTTTCTGTCAAGAAATTGATAATAAACAAGAGCAAGGCTTTGTAAAAAATTATAACTTACTAAAATCAATACAAGGAAATTGGAAATTAGTACACCTTTTTGTTGATGGTATAGAAATAGATTGTGAACACTTTGAGAAATATCTTTCAAAAAATTTAAGTAGTAATAAAAATAATCAAGAAGAAATAACTGAAAAATTCAATAATTTTTGTAAAATTAATGATGACAAAATTATGGAAGTATCACACAATTCCATTTTTGATAAAAACTTAAATAAAATGACTTTTTTCAAATTAGATAATAATTTGAAAGAAAATATAATTGTTATTAATAAAAAACAGAATAAAGTTGAATTTAAAATTATAAGAATAAACGATAACTATTTCAAATTATTACACACAGATAAAATGTGGTTGAAGTTCAAAAAAATCAGTGATTAATAATATAATTTTACTGTCTATTCTAGTATTACTGAAATCAAATGACTATTTTATTGAAAGTAGCAAACGAAGTTTCAAAAAGTATTAACTTGCTAAAAATAGGTTTCGACTGCCCTCTACCAAATACTTTAAAGGTATTTCAATTAAAACATAAGTAACTATTTACTTATCTCTAAAAAATTAAATATAAGACAAATCTATTTTCATATTAATATACATCCATTTTCTAGGGATACTATTAATAATTTTATCATAATCAATTTCTCAGTCTAGCAAATTCATTTGCCCCTGTAAAACATGTGGACTTGACATTGACTCTTTTTATTTCCTATTGCAAAAAACGTAACTTATTTTTCAATTCCCTTTATTGATAGTTTACCATTAATTTAATACCAATTGTATAAAATTAATTGACCTTAATGTATTTTTTTCATCATCAGTTCCTATAAATAAACCTGGTGTTTTAATTTTTCCTGTTAACTCCTCTCCCGCAAATACATTTAATGTATTAGGGTCTATTTTAAATGAAATATTCACATTTCCTAAAGGGTTCCCTAAATTTTCTCTTAAAGATGCAACTACTTTCAAATTATTAACAATACCACTAAAAAACACACTACAATCCTCATATATTACAAATAAGTTAATTATTTGGTTTTGTTTGTTTTCAAGTAAAAGGGTATTTCCTCTTTTTTGAAAATTTGATTTTTTTATTATATCCACTAGCTACAATGATCATTAGCAATACTACAAATGGTATAAAATATTTTTCATAATAAGATATTTAATATTTCTTCTAATACATAGCCAGTCCAATATTTAATATGTCTATGAAATGTAAAAAATTATATTAACAAACAGTAGCTTACTCATAATAGTGCCTTTATCTCAAACTATACAAACCACTAAGAATAATATAGATTCAAAGTAGAATTCAAAAATTTTACATTTACCCCCTCCTCTTAAATTTATTCACTATTTTTAATTCGATAAAAAATCATTCTAAGTAAAAATGGAAAACACAAATAAGTACTGGGTATTATATGCAGATAACACCGTTAAAGATTTACTTACTCTAAGCAATATTCCTGAACACATTATACTGAATGATTGGATATCAGGTAAACAAATAGCTATAACAAAAGATAAAAATATCCAAATCACTAGAAAATGTACCAATGGTGATCATTGGGGAGACATACCTCTTAGTAAATTCCCTTTCTTTCACAAAGATTTTATTAACTATTTAAATGAATTTGGAATCGATAATATACAGTGTCAACGTGTAGATTTGATTGAAGAGAATAATGAAATTATAGACTATGATCATTACATGCTTAATATTTTAGGTCCACTACAGCGCATAAAAGAATATAATATAAAAAATCCTCCAATAGCAGGTCCAGAGCGATTTAAAATTGATACCTATAAAACCAATAACCTACATATATTTAGAATAGCCGAAAACCCAAAACTCATTATTATAAGCGATAAGCTAAATTCATTTCTAATAGAAAAGAAACTCGCTTGCGTTAAAACAGTTCCGACTCAAGAGTATTTAAAATCAGACAATTTATCTCTTGAAGAACTAAGTAAAACAAAAGAACTAATTTCTTTTGTCGAAAAATTAAAATACGGAAAAGAACCTTTTAATCAGAAAATTGTCGAAAATATTTTATCAGAAGGAGCTGATGTAAATTATTACAATCCTAAAGACTGGACATCTAAACCAGCCATTGTATTAGCTCAAAACATATCAAACGATACAAATAGGAGAAACATGATGACTCTTCTATTTAATTGGGGTGTAGATGTAAACAGAAAGTTTCAATATGGTTATTTAATTGAAGAAGCTGCTTTAGGTGGAGATATTGAAGATCTAAATTTTTTAATTACTAATGGTGCGGTAAATGGTTATGAAGATGCACTTTGTAACGCAATAGAAAAAGATCATATAAATATCGTTAAATTGTTAGTAGAAAAAGGTACCAATATAAATACCCCTCCTGCATTAAAAAGTTGTTCAGAAGCATATCGCTGTAAGTACAAAAAAGAAAGTAACAATCCCATACCAGGACTTTCGACAGCAGAATACTTAATATCTAAAGGAGCTGACGTAAATAATTCCGAACCTTTTTATTCAGGCATTCAAAACAATTTTAAAGAGCTCGTTGAATTATTTTTAAAAAAAGGGTCAACTCTTTTAAAAACCGAAAAAGAGGTGTTTTCACAAGCACAATCAGCCGAAATGATCCACTTACTTGCTAAATTAGGCTTTGACCCTATTGAATTAAACGGCTCTGAACAATCAACATATTTAATGGATTCTATTCTTTGGGGAAACAAACAATTATTTGAAGCCTTTTTAAAATACAAAATAGATTTATACGCTACCGATACAGAAGGTAAAACGGCTTTTCATTATGGTCTTAGAAGTGAACAAAAAAAAATCATTGAATATCTACTCACTATATATGATCTAGAAAAAGTTCATAAAATAAAGAGTGTATTAGGCATCGCTGAAAACCCTGAAATTCAAGAATTATTAAAAGAAAAACTAGGTACAGAATACACCAGTAAACAAAATGGAATTGATACTTACTTCACCAATTTTGACAATCCAACTTTTAAGCAACTAAAAGAATTACAAGCTATAACTAAATCAAAAATATCTGTTGAAAATTCCGAATTACTAATGCATCTTTCTGAAATTGACAACATTTCATCAAAACAACTCTCAGATACACTGTATACTGAAATGGAAAAAAACATCGCTAATTGGGCTCTTTCATTCATGTTTGATAATCTTACTGCACCACAAGTAATTGTTTTAGAATATCAAGGAAATATCACAGATCCTTTTGACGGAGAAGCTACGTTTTATGGATATGAGAAATACTCAAAATCTAATGACGGAGACAAAACATATAACTTAACCCAACCTGTAAATACTCTGGAAGAAAAAACGCTGAGCCTCAACTACTATTTTGATGGCATAGACAATTTAACGAACAAATTTCCTAACCAAAGTAAGGAAATACAAAACTATTATAGAAACCATGCTTTCATGCAACTTCATGCTATTTTTAATAAACTTGAAGAAGCTAAAAAATTTAGTATACTTAAAAACACAACCTCTCTACTAATTTTTGGTAGAGCACATGATGAAGATCCTATTCTTATTTATAAAGTAGGTTAAATTTATTTAAAACAAAAACAATAAAATAATACAAAAACACTAAATACAATTATGCAAATCGTCCTCCGAAATTTAAAAATATTAATACTAATAACCTTAAGTATATTTAGTTATGGTTGCAAAGAAAATTCACAAAAAAACAACGAAACCTCAAAAAACTTATTACATGTAAAATCTGATGAAGGTAAAAAATGGAATGTTTTGGGTGTAAAAATTGTTGGGAAAATTTTAAGTACGCAAACAAACAATAAGTACTCCGTAATTATTTCTGAAACACCTCCAAATCAAGGCCCACCACTTCATGTTCATAAACATGAAGATGAACTTTTTTATATTTTAAAAGGTAATTATGTATTTCATTTTGGTAATAAAAAAATTAAAGCCAAACAAGGTGATTTTATTAAATTACCTAGAGGTATACCACATCGTTTTGTAAATACCGACAGTATTGTAGGTCTTACAATGAATACAATTACTCCTGGTGGTTTTGAAAACTTTTTCAGTGAAATATCAAAAGAATCTGAAGCAAATAGACTTACTAAGCACAAAATTGATTCCATTGCTAATAAATATGGAGTCTCATTTGTAAAAAAATAATTATTAACACAAGTCTTCTTACAAGATATTCATTAACTCTAAACTATAGAAATCAATTAGTTTTTAATTCCAAAAAGAATACAATAGCAAAAAAATTACGTTAACTAAAAATCAGCCTGTTAATTTATACTTTAGGACTTAAAGTAAAAATGAAAATAGTATTTTTTATATGTTGTTTTTTTAATGGCATATTCAATTTTTTCTCAAAAAAAAAGGAACTCCAATCACTATTAAAACGAACTACTCTATTTCTTCAAAAATTTTGAATCAAAATAAAGAAATACAGGTGTACTTACCAAATAGCTATACTTCAGCTTATTAACAAAACCGTTTCGGGCAGTTTTATTTAAAACATAAAGATTATAACAATGCGATTAAACACTTTAAAATTGGTCTTATAAAGCATCCAAAATACCGACCTTGAAACAAAAATGAAACAAGGGTTAAGCAAAATAAATAAAGAGATTAGTAAATAGTTACTTATATTTTAATTGAAATACCTAGGAAATGTTTGGTTAGACGCAATCAAAACCTATTTTAACAAGCTAATAGTTCTCGATTCGAACAGGTAATAAAAAAACACATTAACCTTCTTAATAATTAAACAAAAAAAAGACTCAAAATAAAAAATATCTTGAGTCTTTTCATTTGAAAAACTACTATCTAATTACTTGCTTTTATATTAACAGTATCGTTTACAATATAAAAATAAGAACGTCTATTTTTTTGATGTTCTTCTTCTGAACATTTACTAGCATCATCACAATTATTTAAGAGTTGACTCTCTCCAAAACCTAAAGCACTTTCTATCCTATCTGATGAAATACCTCTAGAAATAATATAATCTCTCGTTGATATTGCTCTATTAGTTGATAAACGTTTATTATAATCTTTGGTTCCTCTACTATCTGTATGTGACTCTATTTTAATAATCATATTAGAGTTACTCTTCATTACAGATACAACATGCTCTAATTCATACTCAGCATCTTCTCTAATACTAGATAAGTTGAAATTGAAATAAATAGGGTTTATTATTATTTGATCTGCGACTATTAAAGATTCTAAATTCAAATCCTCAGTTACAGCCTTTTTATTTACATCAAGTGTCTGTGTATCCTTTTTCTTATTCCTATAATTCTCTTTTGAAGCTATTACAATAAAATTTTTCTCACAATCCATTTTTTCAAACAAATACGTACCTGATCTTCCTGTTTTTTGCTCAGAAATAGGCTCTCCTTCTTCATTCATTAATTGCACAATAGCATTCTTAATCGGTTCACCTGTATTAGAATCTGTTATAACACCTTTAATATCTTCTTTACAGTTGTAAATATTAAAACTATAAATATCATCATCTCCTACACCACCCTTTCTATTAGATGAAAAGAATCCGTATTCATGGTTATTATCTATAACAAAAGCAAAATCATCAAAAGCTCCGTTTACAGGACTTCCTAAATTTACAGGATCTGAATAATTTCCATTTTTAAGCTTAGATTCAAATATATCTAAAGCTCCTAATCCTAAATGACCATCTGAAGCAAAATACAATACATTGTCATTACCTACAAAAGGAAACATTTCTCTTCCTTCTGTATTAATTTTTTCTCCAAGATTCTCTGGTCTACTAAACGTGTCATTATCTAAAATAGCTACTTTATAAATATCCGTTCCACCAAAACCATTTGGCATATCAGATACAAAATATAAACTTTTTTCATCTGTACTTAAAGCTGGGTGACCACAAGAAAAGGCATTACTATTAAAAGATAACTCTTTAACATTTCCCCAAAAATCTCCTATCCTATCCGCACTATAAACTTTAAGATGCGCTACTTCATTTTCATCTCCTTTTAGCTTCTTTCCATCAAAATTATCTCTTGTAAAATAAGCTTTCTTTCCATTTTTAGCAATTACAATATTAGATTCATGATATTTTGAACTTAAATCACTTACAATTGTTGACTCCTCAACATCTAATATCTTTTTAGTCTTAATGTTTTTTTGTTGTGCTTTGTATATGTTTAGATATGGCTGCTTATTCCATTTATATAATTTGTTATCTTTTTTTGTTTTAGGGTTTGTTGAAGCAAAATACAAGTTATTATCATAAATAAATCCACCAAAATCTGAATAAGATGTGTTACTAGATAAATTATGAATATTAATATATGTTTTTTCTCTACTTGAATATTCTGAAAAATAATTTTTATTTTTCTCTAAAGCTTTTGCCCTACTGTCACTACCGTTTTTACCACTCAATTTTAATAACCATTTGTCTGATTCAATAATCTTACCGTTAGTTTTTAAAACTTGTGCATATCTAAACAAATGTTTTGGAGAAGCAATTCCTTCATATAAGTTCATTAATTTTTCATAATTCCCTGCTGCTTTTACAAATTCAAAATTAAAATAATGAGCATCGGCTAATCTACTTAAAACCAAATAAGAGTCATCCCCTTTTTTATGAATTGACTGATAAAGTTCTGCTGCTTTTTTATAAGCAAATTCTTTGAAATATCTATCTGCAGCATATTTTCGTTGCCCAAAACTAATAGTGGTTATTAGCAAGAGTAGTATGTATATGTTTTTTCTCATCTTTATTCTTGTTTTTTCGTTAAAAAAATCTTGGTGACTTCATTGTTTGTTCTTTAAACATCTCATAACGAAGCATCAACTCATAAGTTCCTGAATTATAATTACTATAATTAGATGTAGTTAGATCATAAGCGAAGCCTATGTTTAAGTTTTTAGTTGCTTGAAAACCTAGTAAAGCACTAATAGAATCATCCCACCTCCAAGCAAGACCTGCTGTAAACTTCTCATTAAACAAAAAATTTGCAGAAACATCTATAGATAAAGGCGCTCCATTTACAACCTTGACTAAAACGGCTGGCTTAAACTTTATACTTTCATTTAAATCAAAAACATAACCTCCTATTAAAAATAAATGTAAACGTTCTTGAGCTACATCTCCTCCATTATTAGAATCCTCATAATGATCAGTACTAATTAAATTAGGTATAGCAGCACCTAAATACCATTTATTAGTATAATAATACATCCCTGCTCCTATCGTTGGTAAAAATTTATTTATGTTACCTTCCAACTTTTTATCCTCCCTATTACGAACACGTCCTTTACTCCAATCTACATTCAAATGACGACCTCCTAATTTTAAACCAAAGGCTAAATTACCTTCATCACTAGTACGTATTGTATATGATCCATTAATATCTAAAAATATTTCACTTGCAGGTCCAATTCTATCATTGGTTAAATTTACTCCTAACCCGACTCCGCTATAACCTAACGGAGTGTCGTAACTTAATGTTTGGGTATTTGGTGCTCCATCTACTCCAACCCATTGGGTTCTTCCTAATAAATTTATAATACTATGTCCATTTGATCCTGCATAAGCAGGGTTTACACTCATTGTATTAAACATATATTGTGTATACTGTGGGTCTTGCTGCGCATTAATTCCGCTAATAATACATAGAATTAATACTATTGTATATCTAATTTTCATATCTCTTTCTTATCTATTAATATATAACCAACCTACCTTTGGCTTTGAACCATCTCCTAAATCTATAACATAATAATATGTTCCTGGTGGCAGTTTTTCATCAACACTAATTGTTGCTCTACCATTTGAAAGTCCTCTAAAAGCAACACTTTCGTTATTGTATCCTGAAGCTTTATAAACTGTATTACCCCATCTATTAAACACTTCTACAGTATTCTTGCTGTATTCTGGCCTGTCAATGCATGAAATAAAGAACGTATCATTCTCTCCGTCATCATCTGGTGTCATAATATTATAAGGAGTGCCACATAAATTTTGATCTATATCTAAATAATCTGGAATACCATTATCGTTAGTATCTAATGCATCATTTGTTGTTGGATCACCATCACCTGGTCCTTCATTTATAGTATCAATACCGTCATTATCATCGTCAGTATCTTGAAAGTCTGGAATACCGTCTTCATCTGTATCAGGAATACTTACAGAAGTTCCTCCATTATCAGAATCAAAGGCATCATCTAATCCATCATTGTCAGTATCTAATCCAGATGGAGAACTATCAGGAATACCATCTCCATTTTCATCATTTCCTTCTATCACATCTGGCACTCCATCATTATCACTATCAGAATCTAAACTATCAGGTATACCATCTTCATCGGTATCAACTCCACCATCTCCTTCATCTGTATCTAATATACCATCGTTATCATCATCTAAATCATAAATATCTGGGATTCCATCTCCATCAGTATCTATTTGCTCTGAATCCCCAAAACCATCTAAGCCATCTACTGAATCCGCAATTCCATCGCCATCACTATCTGTATTGTCATCAATCGATCCATCGCCATCAGTATCTAAACCTCCTGGTAAATCTGGATTA
This genomic stretch from Tenacibaculum sp. Bg11-29 harbors:
- a CDS encoding GtrA family protein; the protein is MPLKTYRYAVCGGSNLVLDTTLYFICFHFIFDKENLDLFILVLSPHIASLFFVFPVTFFIGFLLNRFIVFPESKSSMKTQFLRYLTTGIIALLISYLSMKLLVDIFLFYPTPSQLLTIITTVLFSYIMQNKFSFKIESQTNKIIIK
- a CDS encoding ankyrin repeat domain-containing protein codes for the protein MENTNKYWVLYADNTVKDLLTLSNIPEHIILNDWISGKQIAITKDKNIQITRKCTNGDHWGDIPLSKFPFFHKDFINYLNEFGIDNIQCQRVDLIEENNEIIDYDHYMLNILGPLQRIKEYNIKNPPIAGPERFKIDTYKTNNLHIFRIAENPKLIIISDKLNSFLIEKKLACVKTVPTQEYLKSDNLSLEELSKTKELISFVEKLKYGKEPFNQKIVENILSEGADVNYYNPKDWTSKPAIVLAQNISNDTNRRNMMTLLFNWGVDVNRKFQYGYLIEEAALGGDIEDLNFLITNGAVNGYEDALCNAIEKDHINIVKLLVEKGTNINTPPALKSCSEAYRCKYKKESNNPIPGLSTAEYLISKGADVNNSEPFYSGIQNNFKELVELFLKKGSTLLKTEKEVFSQAQSAEMIHLLAKLGFDPIELNGSEQSTYLMDSILWGNKQLFEAFLKYKIDLYATDTEGKTAFHYGLRSEQKKIIEYLLTIYDLEKVHKIKSVLGIAENPEIQELLKEKLGTEYTSKQNGIDTYFTNFDNPTFKQLKELQAITKSKISVENSELLMHLSEIDNISSKQLSDTLYTEMEKNIANWALSFMFDNLTAPQVIVLEYQGNITDPFDGEATFYGYEKYSKSNDGDKTYNLTQPVNTLEEKTLSLNYYFDGIDNLTNKFPNQSKEIQNYYRNHAFMQLHAIFNKLEEAKKFSILKNTTSLLIFGRAHDEDPILIYKVG
- a CDS encoding cupin domain-containing protein — its product is MQIVLRNLKILILITLSIFSYGCKENSQKNNETSKNLLHVKSDEGKKWNVLGVKIVGKILSTQTNNKYSVIISETPPNQGPPLHVHKHEDELFYILKGNYVFHFGNKKIKAKQGDFIKLPRGIPHRFVNTDSIVGLTMNTITPGGFENFFSEISKESEANRLTKHKIDSIANKYGVSFVKK
- a CDS encoding OmpA family protein — protein: MRKNIYILLLLITTISFGQRKYAADRYFKEFAYKKAAELYQSIHKKGDDSYLVLSRLADAHYFNFEFVKAAGNYEKLMNLYEGIASPKHLFRYAQVLKTNGKIIESDKWLLKLSGKNGSDSRAKALEKNKNYFSEYSSREKTYINIHNLSSNTSYSDFGGFIYDNNLYFASTNPKTKKDNKLYKWNKQPYLNIYKAQQKNIKTKKILDVEESTIVSDLSSKYHESNIVIAKNGKKAYFTRDNFDGKKLKGDENEVAHLKVYSADRIGDFWGNVKELSFNSNAFSCGHPALSTDEKSLYFVSDMPNGFGGTDIYKVAILDNDTFSRPENLGEKINTEGREMFPFVGNDNVLYFASDGHLGLGALDIFESKLKNGNYSDPVNLGSPVNGAFDDFAFVIDNNHEYGFFSSNRKGGVGDDDIYSFNIYNCKEDIKGVITDSNTGEPIKNAIVQLMNEEGEPISEQKTGRSGTYLFEKMDCEKNFIVIASKENYRNKKKDTQTLDVNKKAVTEDLNLESLIVADQIIINPIYFNFNLSSIREDAEYELEHVVSVMKSNSNMIIKIESHTDSRGTKDYNKRLSTNRAISTRDYIISRGISSDRIESALGFGESQLLNNCDDASKCSEEEHQKNRRSYFYIVNDTVNIKASN
- a CDS encoding type IX secretion system membrane protein PorP/SprF encodes the protein MKIRYTIVLILCIISGINAQQDPQYTQYMFNTMSVNPAYAGSNGHSIINLLGRTQWVGVDGAPNTQTLSYDTPLGYSGVGLGVNLTNDRIGPASEIFLDINGSYTIRTSDEGNLAFGLKLGGRHLNVDWSKGRVRNREDKKLEGNINKFLPTIGAGMYYYTNKWYLGAAIPNLISTDHYEDSNNGGDVAQERLHLFLIGGYVFDLNESIKFKPAVLVKVVNGAPLSIDVSANFLFNEKFTAGLAWRWDDSISALLGFQATKNLNIGFAYDLTTSNYSNYNSGTYELMLRYEMFKEQTMKSPRFF
- a CDS encoding gliding motility-associated C-terminal domain-containing protein; this translates as NPDLPGGLDTDGDGSIDDNTDSDGDGIADSVDGLDGFGDSEQIDTDGDGIPDIYDLDDDNDGILDTDEGDGGVDTDEDGIPDSLDSDSDNDGVPDVIEGNDENGDGIPDSSPSGLDTDNDGLDDAFDSDNGGTSVSIPDTDEDGIPDFQDTDDDNDGIDTINEGPGDGDPTTNDALDTNDNGIPDYLDIDQNLCGTPYNIMTPDDDGENDTFFISCIDRPEYSKNTVEVFNRWGNTVYKASGYNNESVAFRGLSNGRATISVDEKLPPGTYYYVIDLGDGSKPKVGWLYINR